A portion of the Calditrichota bacterium genome contains these proteins:
- the lpxD gene encoding UDP-3-O-(3-hydroxymyristoyl)glucosamine N-acyltransferase, with product MRISEIARLVNGTVYGAADVDITGVAPIESAKTHDLTFLANPKYAKFLKETKAAAVLVPQGKWESSAALIFVDDPYFAFTQVLQQMVPLTLDQPCGVHPTAVLGEEVTLGKEVSIGAFVVLEDNVHIGNGTVIFPHTFIGRQSQIGEKCTIYPNVSIRDRVSIGDRVIIHSGAVIGSDGFGFAPKDGVYHKIPQIGRVVIEDDVEIGANCTIDRAALGETRLSKGVKLDNLIQIGHNVTIGEHTVIAAQSGISGSTKIGNHVVVGGQVGFVGHITIGDRSMFGAQAGVTKSVPGNRVYSGYPAREHRSQLKIEANVQKLPELVKRIKALERRLELLESKKNL from the coding sequence ATGCGCATTTCTGAAATTGCCAGGCTGGTGAACGGAACGGTTTACGGGGCGGCGGATGTGGACATTACGGGTGTTGCCCCCATTGAATCCGCTAAAACCCACGACCTTACGTTTTTGGCCAATCCCAAATATGCTAAATTTTTAAAGGAAACAAAAGCGGCTGCGGTGCTGGTTCCTCAGGGAAAATGGGAATCGTCCGCAGCTCTGATTTTTGTGGACGACCCCTATTTTGCATTCACCCAGGTTTTACAGCAAATGGTTCCCTTAACCCTGGATCAGCCGTGCGGTGTTCACCCCACGGCTGTTTTGGGAGAAGAGGTCACTCTGGGAAAGGAGGTCTCCATCGGTGCCTTTGTGGTTCTGGAAGATAACGTGCACATCGGAAACGGAACCGTGATCTTTCCTCACACCTTTATCGGCCGTCAGTCCCAAATCGGAGAAAAGTGTACCATTTACCCCAATGTCAGCATTCGCGATCGGGTTTCGATTGGCGACCGCGTGATTATTCATTCCGGGGCTGTCATTGGCAGCGATGGTTTCGGTTTTGCCCCCAAGGACGGTGTGTACCACAAGATCCCTCAGATCGGCCGGGTGGTTATTGAGGACGATGTGGAGATTGGGGCGAATTGCACAATTGACCGGGCGGCGCTGGGCGAAACCCGGCTTTCAAAAGGGGTGAAGCTGGATAATCTGATCCAAATCGGCCACAATGTGACCATCGGAGAACACACGGTCATTGCCGCACAGAGCGGTATTTCCGGAAGCACGAAGATTGGCAATCATGTGGTTGTTGGCGGCCAGGTGGGATTTGTGGGTCACATTACGATTGGAGACAGAAGCATGTTCGGCGCACAGGCGGGCGTGACCAAGTCCGTGCCGGGAAACAGGGTCTATTCGGGATATCCGGCCCGGGAGCACCGAAGCCAGCTTAAAATAGAGGCCAACGTCCAAAAATTACCGGAATTAGTGAAACGCATCAAGGCTCTGGAACGGCGTCTGGAATTACTTGAATCGAAGAAAAATTTGTAG
- a CDS encoding OmpH family outer membrane protein, protein MKSLAFLVVATFLTLGVMGSAFAQLKIGYVDSQKILANYKESIDAQKKMDAQNAKWQQEMQDMQKQLKDLQDQLDAQKLLLSDAKKEEKQREIQDLYLKIQKFQMQKWGQNGELYQLNQKLMQPIIQQINQVITKIGEEEKFDYIFDTVQGNIVYASKKQPDLTDKVLEELNKSAGTSSTKK, encoded by the coding sequence ATGAAAAGTTTGGCTTTTTTAGTTGTGGCCACATTTTTAACCCTGGGAGTCATGGGGTCAGCTTTTGCCCAGTTAAAAATCGGATATGTTGATTCACAAAAAATACTGGCAAATTACAAAGAATCCATTGACGCACAGAAAAAAATGGATGCTCAAAATGCCAAATGGCAGCAGGAAATGCAGGACATGCAAAAACAGCTGAAAGATTTACAGGATCAGCTGGATGCCCAAAAGCTGCTGTTGAGTGATGCCAAGAAAGAAGAAAAACAGCGCGAAATACAGGACCTGTATCTGAAAATTCAGAAATTCCAGATGCAAAAATGGGGACAGAACGGTGAGTTGTATCAATTAAATCAGAAATTAATGCAGCCTATCATTCAGCAGATCAACCAGGTCATTACAAAGATCGGTGAAGAAGAAAAATTTGACTACATTTTTGACACCGTTCAGGGAAATATTGTCTACGCAAGCAAGAAGCAACCGGATTTGACAGACAAGGTTCTGGAAGAGTTGAATAAGAGTGCGGGCACCTCTTCAACGAAAAAATAA